From the genome of Virgibacillus proomii, one region includes:
- a CDS encoding carbon starvation CstA family protein has translation MFTFIGGIILLIVGYFTYGKFIEKVFGVKPDRPTPAITKQDGVDYLPLPRRKNAMIELISIAGVGPIFGPIMGALYGPVAFLWIVLGCIFAGAVHDYLTGMISIRNGGAHLPQLAGKFLGKYMKHLVNLFSVILLLLVGTVFVSSSASLIFDLFNGSIALVTLTIIIFGYYILSTMLPIDKIIGKLFPIFGIFLLVGTLSLGISLVINQAPIPEISITNMHPENTPVFPLLFLVISCGALSGFHATQSPIIARTTKNEKEARSVFYGMMIVEGIIAMVWAAAAMSLFGETVTLNELIQTIGTGGIVSEVGTMMLGSILGTVLVMSVIFLPLSSGDTAFRSARMIIADYFNMSQSKIAKRLIIALPLFTISVILTNMDFTLLWRYFSWANQSLAVIALWVASMYLFIAKKNYWIAMLPGIFMTYVTTAYILHAEIGFRIPMNITYILSAVITIGIIVLFYKYAQQNAKNNMQIEENIPVNPGADAA, from the coding sequence ATGTTTACATTTATAGGAGGTATTATATTATTAATTGTAGGTTATTTCACATATGGTAAGTTTATTGAAAAAGTTTTTGGAGTAAAACCTGATCGTCCTACTCCCGCTATAACAAAGCAAGATGGCGTCGACTATCTTCCATTGCCTAGACGGAAAAATGCGATGATTGAATTAATCAGTATTGCGGGAGTTGGACCCATATTCGGTCCAATAATGGGGGCATTGTATGGACCTGTAGCCTTTCTTTGGATTGTCCTCGGTTGCATTTTTGCAGGAGCCGTTCATGATTACTTGACCGGTATGATTTCTATCCGTAATGGAGGAGCACATCTTCCACAACTCGCTGGTAAGTTTTTAGGAAAATATATGAAGCATTTGGTTAATCTGTTTTCAGTAATCTTATTATTATTAGTTGGTACTGTTTTTGTTAGTTCTTCCGCGAGTTTAATTTTTGATTTATTTAACGGTTCTATTGCATTAGTAACTCTTACTATTATCATTTTTGGATATTATATTTTATCAACGATGTTGCCTATAGATAAAATCATTGGTAAACTTTTTCCGATTTTCGGTATCTTTTTGCTTGTTGGTACACTTTCATTAGGAATCAGTCTTGTCATTAATCAAGCTCCTATTCCTGAAATTTCCATAACAAATATGCATCCAGAGAATACTCCAGTATTTCCACTATTATTTTTAGTTATCTCCTGTGGTGCTTTATCTGGCTTCCATGCAACACAATCACCGATTATTGCCAGAACAACTAAAAATGAAAAAGAAGCACGAAGCGTTTTCTATGGCATGATGATTGTAGAGGGAATTATTGCTATGGTTTGGGCTGCAGCAGCAATGAGTTTATTTGGCGAAACAGTAACGTTAAATGAATTGATTCAAACGATTGGAACAGGAGGAATTGTAAGCGAAGTTGGTACAATGATGCTTGGATCTATCTTAGGTACTGTTCTCGTTATGTCCGTTATCTTTCTTCCACTCTCATCAGGAGATACAGCATTCCGCAGTGCTCGCATGATTATAGCTGATTATTTTAATATGTCCCAAAGTAAAATAGCTAAGCGCTTAATTATTGCTCTACCATTATTTACGATTTCCGTTATCTTAACCAATATGGATTTCACATTACTTTGGCGATATTTCTCTTGGGCAAATCAATCCCTAGCAGTAATTGCATTATGGGTAGCTTCCATGTACCTGTTTATTGCTAAAAAGAATTATTGGATCGCCATGCTCCCAGGTATTTTTATGACCTATGTAACGACAGCATATATCCTTCATGCGGAAATTGGCTTTCGAATACCGATGAATATAACCTATATTCTTAGTGCTGTTATAACTATAGGAATCATTGTATTATTTTATAAATATGCACAGCAAAATGCGAAAAATAATATGCAAATTGAAGAAAACATCCCAGTCAATCCAGGAGCCGATGCCGCTTAA
- a CDS encoding LytR/AlgR family response regulator transcription factor — MRAVIRTIVVDDEKLNREELIYLLGSYPSIQVIGEANSGESCIMEAMKKKPDLVFLDVEMPGMDGMEAAESLMELKKPPLLVFATAYPQFAVQAFRYEAVDYLLKPYDENQLAQTITRIEKIVLGKAKIEQETANKLGIENEDGVVYLEPNDILYIQSEEKQVKIITASKTFFTKKTLKDLESKLIPFGFFRIHKSYLINLNHVSQITPWFNGAYNLKIQGSEKLLPVSRNYVKGLRERLEL; from the coding sequence ATGCGAGCGGTTATACGTACGATAGTTGTTGATGATGAAAAATTAAACCGTGAAGAGCTAATCTATTTACTAGGGTCCTATCCATCTATTCAAGTTATCGGGGAAGCAAACTCAGGTGAATCCTGTATTATGGAGGCAATGAAAAAAAAGCCTGACCTTGTATTCTTAGATGTAGAAATGCCGGGGATGGATGGTATGGAAGCGGCTGAATCTTTAATGGAACTTAAAAAACCACCATTATTAGTTTTTGCTACCGCATATCCGCAATTTGCCGTACAAGCTTTTCGCTATGAAGCAGTTGATTATTTATTAAAACCATATGATGAAAATCAACTTGCTCAGACAATTACGCGTATTGAAAAAATAGTGCTCGGTAAAGCGAAAATAGAACAGGAAACGGCAAATAAACTAGGTATTGAAAATGAAGATGGTGTAGTATACCTTGAACCAAATGATATATTATATATTCAAAGCGAAGAGAAACAAGTAAAAATTATAACTGCTTCTAAAACATTTTTTACTAAAAAAACATTAAAAGATTTAGAATCGAAATTGATCCCGTTTGGTTTTTTTCGTATTCATAAAAGCTATCTCATTAATTTGAATCATGTCAGTCAAATAACACCTTGGTTTAACGGTGCTTATAATTTAAAAATACAAGGAAGCGAAAAGCTTCTCCCGGTTAGTCGTAATTATGTGAAAGGTTTACGCGAACGCTTGGAACTTTAA
- a CDS encoding sensor histidine kinase: MFDLLVLMLERLGIIVMLAFLLTRFRFFRNLMSPRTLSHSQQYKAMLFFGLFGIIGTYTGLIFNSATSDIERWRIGIEPDEAIANFRVIGVVVAGLLGGYKIGFGAGVIAGVHRFMLGGYTALSCGLATIIAGVFSGYFHKKQSYNSLPKVFTITASAEIIQMLLILLLSRPIEKNIPLVEVIGLPMVLANGLGGALFILIIQMVANEKDRISAHQAQLTLRIADMTLAHLRKGLDYHTAQAVCNILYREMNAIAVSMTDDKEILAHVGLGDDHHTQASSIQTQVTRDTIQSGELTVAASEQIHCSHEDCPLKAVVIAPLKQGEKTIGTLKFYYHSKNEINTVVKEMMSGLAKLLSNQLEIARAEQALQLARESEINALQAQIRPHFLFNTLNTITSLIRIDPMKARKLLVSLSNFLRNNLTVTTDKETTIEQELKHVQAYLDIELTRFYDRLHVDYNIDESCLQETIPPLILQPIVENAMKHGLRDKATNCHIEIQVKRKHKQIHISVIDNGKGMDPAYVKQIGNHVIHSKSGTGMALYNINRRLDMKFGEQAKLQIHSNLGEGTEVSFIIPAKERETEEK, translated from the coding sequence ATGTTTGATCTTTTGGTTTTGATGCTAGAAAGACTCGGTATCATTGTTATGCTCGCCTTTTTATTAACAAGATTTCGGTTCTTTCGTAATTTGATGTCCCCACGTACATTAAGCCACAGTCAACAATATAAGGCCATGCTATTCTTTGGTTTGTTTGGGATTATTGGAACGTATACTGGACTTATTTTTAATTCAGCAACTTCGGATATTGAGCGTTGGCGAATAGGAATTGAACCAGATGAAGCAATTGCTAATTTTAGAGTCATTGGTGTAGTAGTGGCGGGACTACTTGGTGGTTATAAAATCGGATTCGGTGCGGGAGTTATTGCAGGCGTCCATCGTTTTATGCTCGGTGGCTATACCGCATTAAGTTGTGGACTTGCAACGATCATTGCCGGCGTTTTTTCAGGTTATTTCCATAAAAAACAAAGCTATAATTCCTTGCCAAAAGTATTTACAATCACGGCCTCAGCTGAAATTATACAGATGCTACTTATTCTTTTATTATCAAGACCGATTGAAAAAAACATTCCACTTGTAGAAGTAATTGGACTTCCAATGGTGCTTGCAAACGGACTTGGTGGAGCTTTATTTATACTGATCATTCAAATGGTTGCCAATGAAAAGGATAGAATAAGCGCACACCAAGCTCAGTTGACGTTACGTATCGCAGATATGACATTAGCGCATTTGCGAAAGGGGTTGGACTATCATACAGCTCAAGCTGTTTGTAACATTTTATATCGAGAGATGAATGCAATTGCCGTTTCGATGACAGATGATAAAGAAATTCTTGCTCACGTTGGCTTAGGAGATGACCATCACACACAAGCTAGCAGTATCCAAACCCAAGTTACTCGTGACACGATTCAATCAGGAGAGCTTACCGTTGCAGCTTCAGAACAGATCCATTGCAGCCATGAAGATTGTCCGCTTAAAGCTGTAGTTATCGCTCCGTTAAAGCAAGGCGAAAAAACAATCGGTACACTCAAATTTTATTATCATTCTAAAAATGAGATTAACACGGTGGTTAAGGAAATGATGTCAGGTCTTGCAAAGCTGTTGAGCAATCAACTTGAAATTGCTCGAGCTGAACAGGCGTTACAATTAGCAAGAGAATCTGAAATTAATGCATTGCAAGCACAAATTAGACCACATTTTCTATTTAACACATTAAATACGATTACATCACTTATTCGAATCGATCCAATGAAAGCACGCAAATTACTCGTATCGTTATCCAATTTTTTGCGAAATAACTTAACCGTAACCACAGATAAAGAAACTACGATTGAGCAGGAATTAAAACATGTTCAGGCATATTTAGATATTGAATTAACACGATTTTATGATCGCCTTCATGTTGATTACAATATTGACGAAAGCTGTTTACAAGAAACCATTCCTCCATTGATTTTACAGCCAATTGTCGAAAATGCTATGAAGCATGGACTAAGAGATAAAGCAACGAATTGTCATATCGAAATACAAGTGAAAAGGAAACATAAACAGATCCATATTTCTGTTATAGATAATGGAAAAGGAATGGATCCAGCATATGTAAAGCAAATTGGCAACCATGTTATACATTCAAAGTCCGGAACAGGGATGGCGTTATATAATATTAATCGTCGACTGGATATGAAGTTTGGCGAACAAGCAAAGCTGCAAATTCATAGTAATTTAGGCGAAGGGACAGAGGTCAGTTTTATCATACCAGCAAAAGAGCGTGAAACGGAGGAAAAATAA
- a CDS encoding Lrp/AsnC family transcriptional regulator encodes MKLDNIDKQLLAELSEDGRLSYVELAERVGLSRVAVKDRIQNLKDKGVIEKFTVVINSEKFGKQVSAFFEVDVEPMQLQEVAQNLANNPQVASIYQMTGPSTLHMHVLVEDFQKLEAFINKELYSVSGITRVESSIILKRFKSRTSFKL; translated from the coding sequence ATGAAATTGGATAATATAGATAAACAATTACTAGCAGAATTATCTGAAGATGGGAGACTATCATATGTAGAGCTAGCAGAAAGGGTTGGGCTATCTCGAGTAGCCGTAAAGGATCGAATTCAAAATTTAAAGGATAAAGGCGTGATTGAGAAGTTTACCGTTGTGATTAACTCTGAAAAATTTGGCAAACAAGTCTCTGCTTTTTTTGAAGTAGATGTTGAACCAATGCAGCTTCAAGAAGTTGCGCAAAATTTAGCAAATAATCCTCAAGTAGCGAGCATTTATCAAATGACTGGACCGAGTACATTACATATGCATGTACTTGTAGAAGACTTTCAAAAATTAGAAGCCTTTATTAATAAAGAACTATATTCCGTTAGTGGCATTACGCGGGTAGAAAGTTCAATTATTCTAAAACGTTTTAAAAGCCGGACAAGTTTTAAACTATAA
- a CDS encoding gamma-glutamyltransferase family protein produces MQFLFSQTQPYTTTRQVTYARNGMVATSQPLASQAGLEILKKGGNAIDAAIATAACLTVVEPTSNGIGGDAFALVWTQDKLHGLNASGKSPKSISIEAIKEAGFDKIPKHGWIPVTVPGAPGAWAELSKRFGKLPLSVVLEPAIQYAWEGYPVSPILSRFWKKAFEAYKHELTDELFNAWFTTFAPNNRAPEPGEIWNSPDHAKTLKEISDTYAESFYRGEIAERIAQFSKDNGGFLSGEDLANYKPDWVEPIKVNYRGFDIWEIPPNGQGIVALQALNILRGFKFMEKESVDTYHKQIEAIKLAFADGGKHVTESRYMKHSVEELLNETYGELRRSLIQDKALQPEAGEPVLSGTVYLATADHEGNMVSFIQSNYMDFGSGLVVPGTGIALQNRGHNFSMDENHVNALRGDKRTYHTIIPGFISKGNQPLGPFGVMGGFMQPQGHVQVVMNTLDFQLNPQAALDAPRWQWLKDKQVEVEQRFPPHIAMQLAEKGHDVKIQLESNSFGRGQIIWRNAETGVLVGGTESRTDGTIAAW; encoded by the coding sequence ATGCAATTCTTATTTAGTCAAACACAGCCATATACAACAACTCGACAGGTTACTTATGCCAGAAATGGAATGGTGGCAACCTCCCAGCCACTAGCTTCACAAGCGGGATTGGAAATATTAAAAAAGGGAGGAAATGCTATTGATGCAGCTATTGCTACTGCAGCGTGTTTGACAGTCGTAGAACCAACCTCTAACGGTATCGGTGGAGATGCATTTGCATTAGTGTGGACACAAGACAAACTGCATGGATTAAATGCCAGTGGTAAATCTCCAAAGTCGATATCTATTGAGGCAATCAAGGAAGCCGGTTTTGATAAAATTCCAAAACATGGCTGGATTCCAGTAACTGTACCCGGTGCTCCAGGTGCGTGGGCTGAGCTGTCTAAACGTTTTGGTAAATTGCCACTGTCTGTTGTTTTGGAGCCTGCTATTCAGTATGCATGGGAAGGGTATCCAGTTTCACCAATTTTGAGTAGATTTTGGAAAAAAGCGTTTGAAGCATATAAACATGAATTAACAGATGAACTGTTTAACGCATGGTTTACAACGTTTGCTCCTAATAATCGTGCACCGGAACCGGGAGAAATATGGAATTCACCGGATCATGCAAAAACCTTAAAGGAAATTTCCGATACCTATGCAGAATCCTTTTATCGTGGAGAAATAGCTGAACGAATTGCTCAATTTTCTAAAGATAATGGTGGGTTTTTAAGTGGTGAAGATTTGGCTAATTATAAGCCGGATTGGGTAGAGCCAATAAAAGTGAACTATCGAGGATTTGATATTTGGGAAATACCACCCAATGGGCAAGGCATTGTTGCACTTCAAGCTCTAAATATTTTGCGTGGATTTAAGTTTATGGAGAAGGAATCTGTTGATACTTACCATAAGCAGATTGAGGCAATCAAGCTTGCGTTTGCGGATGGTGGAAAACATGTAACTGAATCCAGGTATATGAAACATTCCGTAGAAGAATTACTAAATGAGACATATGGCGAATTACGCAGATCGCTTATTCAAGATAAAGCATTACAGCCTGAAGCAGGAGAACCAGTTCTTAGCGGTACCGTGTACTTAGCGACAGCAGATCATGAAGGAAATATGGTATCTTTTATCCAAAGTAATTATATGGACTTTGGCTCTGGGTTGGTTGTACCTGGTACTGGAATAGCTTTGCAAAATCGCGGTCATAATTTTTCGATGGATGAAAATCATGTAAATGCACTTCGTGGTGATAAGCGTACATACCACACGATTATTCCAGGCTTTATATCAAAGGGGAATCAACCCCTCGGACCTTTTGGCGTAATGGGAGGATTTATGCAGCCACAGGGACATGTACAGGTAGTAATGAATACGCTTGATTTTCAATTAAACCCTCAAGCAGCATTGGACGCACCACGTTGGCAATGGCTGAAAGATAAACAGGTGGAAGTAGAACAGCGATTCCCTCCTCACATAGCTATGCAATTAGCCGAAAAGGGACATGATGTGAAAATTCAGCTGGAATCGAATAGCTTTGGTAGAGGGCAAATTATTTGGCGAAATGCAGAGACAGGGGTGCTGGTTGGCGGCACAGAATCTCGTACTGATGGAACAATTGCTGCTTGGTAA
- a CDS encoding chromate transporter, with product MKTHWNIFIAFFRVGILGYGGGPSSIPLIHKEVVDKYKWMDAEEFGDLLALGNTLPGPIATKLAGYIGYRVSGFWGMMNAVLASILPTIILMIVLLSSLSSIKGFDWVQGMTAAVIPVVGVMLLVLTWQFIQKAGNGLGWVVTSVMLIAVFILLEILHVHPAIIIGGLLIAALLKKDRNRKEGAARKEGDTL from the coding sequence ATGAAAACACATTGGAATATTTTTATCGCTTTTTTCCGTGTAGGGATACTCGGCTATGGGGGCGGCCCCAGCTCGATTCCATTAATTCATAAAGAAGTAGTTGACAAATATAAATGGATGGACGCTGAAGAATTCGGAGATTTATTGGCGTTAGGGAATACGTTGCCGGGACCAATTGCGACAAAACTAGCAGGTTATATTGGTTATCGCGTTTCTGGATTTTGGGGAATGATGAATGCTGTTTTGGCATCGATCTTACCAACCATTATATTGATGATTGTCTTACTGTCTTCTTTATCTTCTATTAAAGGATTTGATTGGGTTCAAGGGATGACAGCAGCTGTAATTCCGGTTGTGGGCGTTATGCTTCTTGTATTAACTTGGCAATTTATTCAAAAAGCTGGAAACGGACTTGGTTGGGTGGTAACCAGTGTGATGCTGATTGCCGTCTTTATTCTGTTAGAAATATTGCATGTGCATCCAGCTATAATCATAGGAGGATTATTAATAGCTGCCCTGTTAAAAAAGGATCGAAATCGAAAAGAAGGGGCAGCCCGCAAAGAAGGTGATACCTTATGA
- a CDS encoding chromate transporter encodes MIYWEIFLAFFIPGILGYGGGPASIPLVENEVVSRYGWMNVQEFSEVLALGNALPGPIATKMAGYIGFEVGGVLGAAVAVFATVAPSLLLIIILLNILYKYKDSPKVKRMTLFIRPVIGILLGVMAWRFFNESYVSIGFVQTAVLALLSYLLMERLKLHPAFVIGGALIYGGFWL; translated from the coding sequence ATGATTTATTGGGAAATATTTCTTGCATTTTTTATTCCGGGCATTTTAGGTTATGGCGGCGGCCCAGCTTCGATTCCACTTGTGGAAAATGAAGTTGTCTCCCGTTATGGATGGATGAATGTACAAGAGTTTAGTGAAGTTCTTGCACTAGGGAATGCACTGCCTGGTCCGATCGCTACAAAAATGGCAGGCTATATCGGATTTGAGGTGGGGGGAGTATTAGGTGCTGCTGTAGCAGTCTTTGCCACAGTTGCACCGTCACTATTACTTATTATTATTTTACTAAACATCTTATATAAATATAAAGACTCCCCAAAAGTTAAGCGAATGACGTTGTTCATCAGACCAGTTATTGGAATATTACTCGGGGTGATGGCTTGGCGGTTTTTTAACGAATCTTATGTAAGTATTGGATTCGTGCAAACAGCGGTGTTAGCACTTCTTAGTTATCTATTAATGGAACGACTGAAGTTACATCCTGCATTTGTCATTGGAGGTGCACTTATTTATGGAGGATTTTGGTTATAG
- a CDS encoding HAD family hydrolase — MTYKTLFLDIDGTILTPDHTYTSSTKEAIGQVQEQGMLVFICTGRPLHEVKELGEELGVEGYIGYNGAYAIYEDNILVDEPINQSTFEQFLAVAKKNNHEIVCYTSDKNYFTSLTNPVMKNFSEVFQLKNNRMLTQDVHSQILSFSLINVPPEQAKEYEILNNDFYLSEVIVNGISDCYDVIRKRVNKGEAVKKVLQHIGGKPEQAIAFGDGMNDKEMLQVVGEGFAMGNSNPDLFPYAKHRTTSVDDSGIYNGLKKLNLVK, encoded by the coding sequence ATGACATATAAAACACTATTCCTCGATATTGACGGCACGATTTTAACACCAGATCATACGTACACTTCCTCTACAAAAGAGGCAATAGGACAAGTACAAGAACAAGGTATGCTTGTATTTATTTGCACCGGAAGGCCACTTCATGAAGTGAAAGAACTGGGAGAAGAACTAGGTGTAGAAGGCTATATTGGTTATAATGGAGCGTATGCCATCTATGAAGATAATATTCTTGTAGATGAACCAATAAATCAAAGCACCTTTGAGCAATTTTTGGCAGTCGCTAAAAAAAATAATCATGAAATTGTTTGCTATACAAGTGATAAAAATTATTTTACCTCATTAACGAACCCAGTTATGAAGAACTTTTCTGAAGTATTCCAGTTAAAAAATAATCGCATGTTAACACAAGATGTGCATAGTCAAATCCTTAGCTTTTCGCTAATCAATGTCCCTCCTGAACAGGCCAAGGAATATGAAATTTTAAATAACGATTTTTATTTATCTGAAGTGATCGTAAATGGTATTTCCGACTGTTATGATGTTATTCGTAAACGAGTAAATAAAGGAGAGGCAGTAAAAAAAGTGCTTCAGCATATAGGAGGAAAACCAGAACAGGCAATTGCCTTCGGTGATGGAATGAACGATAAAGAAATGCTGCAAGTGGTAGGTGAAGGTTTTGCTATGGGAAATAGTAATCCAGATCTGTTTCCATATGCAAAACACCGAACCACTTCTGTTGATGATTCGGGTATTTACAACGGACTAAAAAAACTAAATTTAGTGAAGTAA
- a CDS encoding M3 family oligoendopeptidase, with protein sequence MATTFEQYIYKRPNLAKEKEQFTHLLNALIEASTIYEANKAIQAINQFRNRLSTLFNLVFIRSSIDTNDEFYQNERDFFDHAEPEIKELDVTFYKELIQSPFRKELEQQWGSQLFHIAECSVRTFSPEIIPLLQTENKLTSSYAKLVASAEVEFQGKTYTLAQLGPFTEDKNRNIRKKAVQVRADFFAENKAQFDEIYDQLVNVRHKIAKKLGFRNFTEVGYLRMQRIDYNPEMVAVFRKQVRDVIVPLASKLYEKHAQRIHVDTLKYYDEMFKYPDGNPTPRGNADWIIHNGKKMYAELSPETNEFFHFMLERNLMDLEAKKGKEAGGYCTFIEDYQSPFIFANFNGTSSDIDVLTHEAGHAFQTYCSRTIGIPEYTFPTLEAAEIHSMSMEFFTWPWMKLFFEEETEKYQYAHITGGLLFIPYGVAVDEFQHLVYAHPEWSPDERNKAWKQLEAIYLPHRDYDGNDYFSSGRFWQKQGHIYEDPFYYIDYTLAQLCAFQFWKRSREDFQTAWQDYVKLCKLGGSKSFLELVKAANLSSPFLEETVESVVQSIKNWLIKHNDL encoded by the coding sequence GTGGCAACAACTTTTGAACAATATATATACAAACGACCAAATCTAGCTAAAGAAAAGGAACAGTTTACTCATCTGTTAAACGCACTTATTGAAGCTTCAACTATCTATGAAGCAAATAAAGCTATCCAAGCTATTAACCAATTTAGAAACAGATTATCCACATTATTTAATTTAGTCTTTATTCGCTCATCTATTGATACAAATGATGAGTTTTATCAGAATGAACGTGATTTCTTTGATCATGCTGAACCGGAAATAAAGGAACTGGATGTTACATTTTATAAAGAGCTCATTCAATCCCCATTTAGAAAAGAGCTTGAGCAACAATGGGGTTCTCAGTTATTTCACATCGCAGAATGCAGTGTAAGAACCTTTTCACCAGAAATAATTCCCTTGCTGCAAACAGAAAATAAGCTAACTTCTTCGTACGCAAAGCTAGTAGCTTCAGCCGAAGTAGAGTTTCAAGGGAAAACATATACCCTTGCTCAGTTAGGTCCCTTTACCGAAGATAAAAACCGGAATATCCGAAAAAAAGCTGTTCAAGTAAGAGCCGATTTCTTTGCCGAAAACAAAGCACAATTTGATGAGATCTATGACCAGCTCGTCAACGTTAGACATAAAATCGCAAAGAAGCTTGGATTTCGTAATTTTACCGAAGTTGGTTATCTTCGTATGCAACGCATTGATTACAATCCTGAAATGGTAGCTGTTTTTCGCAAGCAAGTGCGTGATGTTATCGTTCCGTTAGCTTCGAAACTTTATGAGAAACACGCTCAACGTATCCATGTAGATACATTGAAATATTATGACGAAATGTTTAAGTATCCAGATGGTAATCCGACTCCTAGAGGAAATGCAGATTGGATCATTCATAATGGCAAGAAAATGTATGCAGAACTTTCACCTGAGACCAATGAATTCTTTCATTTTATGCTGGAGCGTAACTTAATGGATCTGGAAGCAAAAAAGGGAAAAGAGGCAGGAGGCTACTGTACTTTTATAGAAGATTACCAATCACCGTTTATTTTTGCTAACTTTAATGGAACATCTAGTGATATTGACGTTCTGACACACGAAGCAGGTCATGCGTTCCAAACATACTGTAGTAGAACCATTGGAATTCCTGAGTATACTTTTCCTACCTTAGAAGCAGCAGAAATACATTCCATGAGTATGGAGTTCTTTACTTGGCCATGGATGAAGCTTTTCTTTGAAGAAGAAACTGAAAAATATCAATACGCACACATAACCGGTGGCTTATTGTTTATTCCTTATGGTGTAGCGGTTGATGAATTCCAACATTTAGTATATGCTCATCCAGAATGGTCACCGGATGAACGGAATAAGGCATGGAAACAATTGGAGGCAATCTACCTTCCGCATCGCGACTATGACGGAAATGACTATTTTTCATCTGGACGTTTTTGGCAAAAGCAAGGGCATATCTATGAGGACCCTTTTTATTATATTGACTATACATTAGCCCAACTATGCGCATTTCAGTTTTGGAAACGCTCAAGAGAAGATTTTCAAACTGCCTGGCAAGACTATGTAAAACTATGTAAGCTGGGAGGTTCTAAGTCTTTTTTAGAACTGGTAAAAGCTGCTAATTTGTCCTCACCTTTTCTTGAAGAAACCGTGGAGTCTGTTGTTCAATCCATTAAAAATTGGCTAATTAAGCACAATGATTTGTAA